The Syngnathus scovelli strain Florida chromosome 18, RoL_Ssco_1.2, whole genome shotgun sequence genome contains a region encoding:
- the aoc1 gene encoding diamine oxidase [copper-containing] isoform X1, whose protein sequence is MPKKILPHRRLLQSRREIVDTEMRLFHLLCLLCLAACEASRARDWAHHGAPMFADLTPREMKAIRAYFHGMAEFGLTDASNVALKKNSILMMELQVPKKNKALRALDRGQAKPPRQARVIIQFANQTKPNVTEFIVGPLPSPKSHEVKKFKGDRPIPFESRPMTLMEYFHLNRTIAKLTSKARNLLLETTGGFSLTNCSDRCLVFIDIAPRGLASGERRSWIMLVKFVEGYYIHPTGFEILLNHKDLNPDKWAIEKVWYNSMYFDSVEDLVEKYESGAVEKISLSDDDDLYSTYIPRGHSNTPTDIHGPKLVEPQGRRYFIDGNFVEYAGWSFAYRVRSSAGLQVFDVRFNDERIAYEISLQEAIAFYAGDTPAAMQTKYIDAGWAMGTLSYELAAGIDCPEIATFVDLYHYFDTDKPVRYRNALCIFEMTTAMPLRRHFNAFKGGYNFYGGLDSTVLVLRTTSTVYNYDYIWDFIFYQNGVMEVKVSATGFIHASFFTSNGLQYGRKVYNHVLGNLHTHLINYKVDLDIAGRENSFQSLNLKYVNFTNPWSPKNFIVQSKLNWTEHKTERSAAFHYGKKFPRYVHFYNPNEKNKLGHQKGYRIQLNSHGDSVLPRGWQEENSITWARYPLAVTRHKDNEATSTSIYNQNDPWKPVVVFEDYIRNNENIVNQDLVAWVTVGFLHVPHSEDIPNTATPGNAVGFFLRPFNFFDEDPSVASRSTVIVRPGPDGKPKVQRWTPKVVGHCVTDKAFFYNGTYAGV, encoded by the exons ATGCCAAAAAAAATACTTCCTCACCGGAGATTACTCCAATCACGCAGAGAGATCGTCGACACGG AAATGAGGCTGTTCCATCTGCTGTGTCTCCTCTGCTTGGCTGCTTGTGAGGCATCCAGAGCAAGAGACTGGGCTCATCACGGCGCCCCCATGTTTGCCGACCTGACACCTCGGGAAATGAAGGCCATCCGCGCTTACTTCCACGGAATGGCAGAATTCGGACTCACCGATGCTAGTAATGTGGCTCTCAAGAAGAACAGCATCCTGATGATGGAGCTCCAAGTGCCAAAAAAGAACAAAGCCTTGAGAGCTTTGGATCGCGGTCAGGCCAAACCGCCGCGCCAAGCCCGTGTGATCATCCAGTTTGCGAACCAAACCAAGCCGAACGTCACCGAGTTTATTGTCGGACCTCTACCGTCTCCAAAATCTCATGAGGTCAAGAAGTTCAAGGGAGATCGGCCTATTCCATTTGAGTCAAGGCCGATGACTTTAATGGAGTATTTTCATCTCAATCGCACCATTGCCAAACTCACAAGTAAAGCTCGAAATCTTCTGTTGGAGACCACGGGAGGATTTTCGTTAACAAACTGCTCAGATCGCTGTTTGGTTTTTATCGACATAGCCCCGCGAGGGCtggcttcaggtgagaggaggtcctggatcaTGTTGGTCAAGTTTGTGGAAGGATATTATATCCACCCAACCGGGTTTGAAATACTGCTCAACCACAAAGACTTAAATCCAGATAAGTGGGCGATTGAGAAAGTCTGGTACAACAGTATGTACTTTGACAGCGTGGAGGATTTGGTAGAAAAGTATGAATCAGGAGCTGTGGAGAAGATCAGCCTATCTGATGACGACGATCTCTACTCCACTTACATCCCTCGGGGTCATAGCAACACTCCGACTGATATCCACGGGCCAAAACTTGTTGAGCCTCAAGGGCGTCGCTATTTTATCGATGGCAATTTCGTGGAGTACGCCGGATGGTCGTTCGCCTACAGAGTGCGTTCCTCGGCCGGACTTCAGGTCTTTGACGTCCGTTTTAATGACGAAAGGATCGCCTATGAGATCAGCCTTCAAGAAGCCATCGCGTTCTATGCTGGTGACACTCCTGCCGCCATGCAAACAAAATACATCGACGCTGGTTGGGCCATGGGTACTTTATCGTACGAGCTAGCCGCTGGAATTGACTGTCCGGAAATCGCCACCTTTGTCGACCTTTACCACTATTTTGACACCGATAAACCGGTGCGCTATCGAAACGCGCTGTGTATTTTTGAGATGACCACGGCGATGCCTTTGAGACGTCATTTCAACGCGTTCAAGGGAGGATATAATTTTTATGGAGGACTGGACAGCACCGTGCTGGTGTTACGGACAACTTCAACTGTTTACAACTATGATTACATCTGGGATTTCATCTTCTAccaaaacggtgtgatggaaGTAAAGGTCAGCGCCACTGGTTTCATCCATGCCTCTTTCTTTACATCTAATGGACTTCAATATGGCCGCAAAGTGTACAACCATGTGCTGGGGAACCTGCACACACATCTCATCAATTATAAGGTTGACCTGGATATTGCCG GTCGAGAGAACAGCTTTCAGTCTTTAAATTTGAAATACGTCAACTTCACAAATCCCTGGAGCCCCAAGAATTTCATCGTCCAATCCAAACTCAACTGGACGGAACACAAGACGGAGCGTTCTGCCGCCTTCCACTATGGCAAAAAGTTCCCTCGCTATGTACATTTTTACAACCCTAATGAGAAAAATAAGTTGGGGCATCAAAAGGGGTACCGGATCCAGCTGAACTCGCACGGCGATAGCGTGCTTCCAAGAGGCTGGCAAGAAGAAAACAGCATCACTTGGGCAAG atATCCTCTGGCCGTCACTCGTCATAAAGATAATGAGGCCACCAGCACCAGTATTTATAACCAGAATGACCCCTGGAAACCCGTTGTGGTGTTTGAGGACTACATTCGCAACAATGAAAATATTGTCAATCAG GATCTGGTTGCCTGGGTGACGGTGGGCTTCCTGCATGTGCCTCATTCAGAAGACATCCCCAACACGGCAACACCTGGCAACGCGGTGGGCTTCTTCCTCCGACCCTTTAACTTCTTTGATGAGGACCCTTCCGTCGCATCCAGAAGCACGGTCATCGTCCGACCCGGCCCGGACGGAAAGCCCAAAGTCCAACGGTGGACACCAAAGGTCGTAGGTCACTGTGTGACAGACAAGGCATTTTTTTACAATGGCACTTATGCAGGGGTCTAG
- the aoc1 gene encoding diamine oxidase [copper-containing] isoform X2 has product MRLFHLLCLLCLAACEASRARDWAHHGAPMFADLTPREMKAIRAYFHGMAEFGLTDASNVALKKNSILMMELQVPKKNKALRALDRGQAKPPRQARVIIQFANQTKPNVTEFIVGPLPSPKSHEVKKFKGDRPIPFESRPMTLMEYFHLNRTIAKLTSKARNLLLETTGGFSLTNCSDRCLVFIDIAPRGLASGERRSWIMLVKFVEGYYIHPTGFEILLNHKDLNPDKWAIEKVWYNSMYFDSVEDLVEKYESGAVEKISLSDDDDLYSTYIPRGHSNTPTDIHGPKLVEPQGRRYFIDGNFVEYAGWSFAYRVRSSAGLQVFDVRFNDERIAYEISLQEAIAFYAGDTPAAMQTKYIDAGWAMGTLSYELAAGIDCPEIATFVDLYHYFDTDKPVRYRNALCIFEMTTAMPLRRHFNAFKGGYNFYGGLDSTVLVLRTTSTVYNYDYIWDFIFYQNGVMEVKVSATGFIHASFFTSNGLQYGRKVYNHVLGNLHTHLINYKVDLDIAGRENSFQSLNLKYVNFTNPWSPKNFIVQSKLNWTEHKTERSAAFHYGKKFPRYVHFYNPNEKNKLGHQKGYRIQLNSHGDSVLPRGWQEENSITWARYPLAVTRHKDNEATSTSIYNQNDPWKPVVVFEDYIRNNENIVNQDLVAWVTVGFLHVPHSEDIPNTATPGNAVGFFLRPFNFFDEDPSVASRSTVIVRPGPDGKPKVQRWTPKVVGHCVTDKAFFYNGTYAGV; this is encoded by the exons ATGAGGCTGTTCCATCTGCTGTGTCTCCTCTGCTTGGCTGCTTGTGAGGCATCCAGAGCAAGAGACTGGGCTCATCACGGCGCCCCCATGTTTGCCGACCTGACACCTCGGGAAATGAAGGCCATCCGCGCTTACTTCCACGGAATGGCAGAATTCGGACTCACCGATGCTAGTAATGTGGCTCTCAAGAAGAACAGCATCCTGATGATGGAGCTCCAAGTGCCAAAAAAGAACAAAGCCTTGAGAGCTTTGGATCGCGGTCAGGCCAAACCGCCGCGCCAAGCCCGTGTGATCATCCAGTTTGCGAACCAAACCAAGCCGAACGTCACCGAGTTTATTGTCGGACCTCTACCGTCTCCAAAATCTCATGAGGTCAAGAAGTTCAAGGGAGATCGGCCTATTCCATTTGAGTCAAGGCCGATGACTTTAATGGAGTATTTTCATCTCAATCGCACCATTGCCAAACTCACAAGTAAAGCTCGAAATCTTCTGTTGGAGACCACGGGAGGATTTTCGTTAACAAACTGCTCAGATCGCTGTTTGGTTTTTATCGACATAGCCCCGCGAGGGCtggcttcaggtgagaggaggtcctggatcaTGTTGGTCAAGTTTGTGGAAGGATATTATATCCACCCAACCGGGTTTGAAATACTGCTCAACCACAAAGACTTAAATCCAGATAAGTGGGCGATTGAGAAAGTCTGGTACAACAGTATGTACTTTGACAGCGTGGAGGATTTGGTAGAAAAGTATGAATCAGGAGCTGTGGAGAAGATCAGCCTATCTGATGACGACGATCTCTACTCCACTTACATCCCTCGGGGTCATAGCAACACTCCGACTGATATCCACGGGCCAAAACTTGTTGAGCCTCAAGGGCGTCGCTATTTTATCGATGGCAATTTCGTGGAGTACGCCGGATGGTCGTTCGCCTACAGAGTGCGTTCCTCGGCCGGACTTCAGGTCTTTGACGTCCGTTTTAATGACGAAAGGATCGCCTATGAGATCAGCCTTCAAGAAGCCATCGCGTTCTATGCTGGTGACACTCCTGCCGCCATGCAAACAAAATACATCGACGCTGGTTGGGCCATGGGTACTTTATCGTACGAGCTAGCCGCTGGAATTGACTGTCCGGAAATCGCCACCTTTGTCGACCTTTACCACTATTTTGACACCGATAAACCGGTGCGCTATCGAAACGCGCTGTGTATTTTTGAGATGACCACGGCGATGCCTTTGAGACGTCATTTCAACGCGTTCAAGGGAGGATATAATTTTTATGGAGGACTGGACAGCACCGTGCTGGTGTTACGGACAACTTCAACTGTTTACAACTATGATTACATCTGGGATTTCATCTTCTAccaaaacggtgtgatggaaGTAAAGGTCAGCGCCACTGGTTTCATCCATGCCTCTTTCTTTACATCTAATGGACTTCAATATGGCCGCAAAGTGTACAACCATGTGCTGGGGAACCTGCACACACATCTCATCAATTATAAGGTTGACCTGGATATTGCCG GTCGAGAGAACAGCTTTCAGTCTTTAAATTTGAAATACGTCAACTTCACAAATCCCTGGAGCCCCAAGAATTTCATCGTCCAATCCAAACTCAACTGGACGGAACACAAGACGGAGCGTTCTGCCGCCTTCCACTATGGCAAAAAGTTCCCTCGCTATGTACATTTTTACAACCCTAATGAGAAAAATAAGTTGGGGCATCAAAAGGGGTACCGGATCCAGCTGAACTCGCACGGCGATAGCGTGCTTCCAAGAGGCTGGCAAGAAGAAAACAGCATCACTTGGGCAAG atATCCTCTGGCCGTCACTCGTCATAAAGATAATGAGGCCACCAGCACCAGTATTTATAACCAGAATGACCCCTGGAAACCCGTTGTGGTGTTTGAGGACTACATTCGCAACAATGAAAATATTGTCAATCAG GATCTGGTTGCCTGGGTGACGGTGGGCTTCCTGCATGTGCCTCATTCAGAAGACATCCCCAACACGGCAACACCTGGCAACGCGGTGGGCTTCTTCCTCCGACCCTTTAACTTCTTTGATGAGGACCCTTCCGTCGCATCCAGAAGCACGGTCATCGTCCGACCCGGCCCGGACGGAAAGCCCAAAGTCCAACGGTGGACACCAAAGGTCGTAGGTCACTGTGTGACAGACAAGGCATTTTTTTACAATGGCACTTATGCAGGGGTCTAG